The following proteins are encoded in a genomic region of Synechococcus sp. CBW1002:
- the istA gene encoding IS21 family transposase, translating to MPAPLTAQQIALYMSKRRAGSRQEVAAAAAGISVSSAHRIDAGRLQPKAAKPRGRRRPDPLAEVWEPLLLPLLERHPALTPTTLLEHLQEQKPDQDWSSLKRTLQRRVQQWKALHGPAPEVMFPLAYQPGEIGFCDFTRLKRVAITLRGEPFPHLLFHYRLAWSGWAYGQLIHGGESFVALSEGLQNALAACGGVPKELRTDRLSAASRNRDGSYALDITPRHQALCAHYGLSASRNNRGVAHENGIIEAPHGHVKRRLEQKLILRGSCDFEEPAEYAQLLAEVFCALNAPRQQRYEQELEHLGPLPAFRFADYELLTVRVRSTSTIEVRQVIYSVPPTLIGRQVMVRLHHDRLVVFLGSDWVCQLPRLYGASGGKRAWCIDLEHLIDALRAKPRALLHCRYQRYLFPDSRWWDFWQQLLVGGDRDAAARLMVEALYVAVRVASYALVLAFLEQAQRRQTLSLSALQQRFRVPPRCQSLPDPAIPQHLLATYDHLVPMPALCGGGSGAAAPAQTAETGALPQSLAAAGRSG from the coding sequence ATGCCTGCTCCCCTCACCGCTCAACAGATTGCGCTGTACATGTCCAAACGACGAGCCGGCAGCCGCCAGGAGGTGGCTGCCGCAGCGGCGGGCATTTCGGTGAGCAGTGCCCACCGCATTGATGCTGGCCGCCTCCAACCCAAAGCCGCCAAGCCCCGTGGCCGGCGGCGGCCCGATCCATTGGCTGAGGTCTGGGAGCCCCTGTTGCTGCCGCTTCTGGAGCGCCATCCAGCCCTGACGCCCACCACCCTGCTGGAGCACCTGCAGGAGCAGAAGCCAGATCAAGACTGGAGTTCGCTCAAACGCACCCTGCAGCGGCGGGTGCAGCAGTGGAAGGCCTTGCACGGTCCAGCGCCGGAGGTGATGTTCCCGCTGGCCTACCAGCCTGGAGAGATCGGCTTCTGCGATTTCACCCGGCTGAAACGGGTGGCGATCACCCTGCGCGGCGAACCATTTCCCCACCTGCTGTTCCACTACCGCCTGGCCTGGAGCGGCTGGGCTTATGGGCAACTCATCCATGGTGGCGAGAGCTTTGTCGCCCTTTCAGAAGGGCTGCAGAACGCCCTGGCCGCCTGCGGTGGGGTGCCCAAGGAGCTGCGCACCGATCGACTGTCGGCCGCCAGCCGCAATCGGGATGGCAGCTACGCCCTCGACATCACCCCCCGCCACCAGGCGCTCTGCGCCCACTACGGCCTCAGTGCCAGCCGCAATAACCGCGGCGTGGCTCACGAGAACGGCATCATCGAGGCTCCCCATGGCCATGTGAAACGTCGGCTGGAGCAGAAGCTGATCCTGCGGGGCAGCTGCGATTTCGAGGAGCCCGCCGAATACGCCCAGCTGCTCGCTGAGGTGTTCTGTGCCCTCAACGCCCCCCGGCAGCAGCGTTACGAGCAGGAGCTGGAGCACCTGGGGCCCCTGCCGGCCTTCCGCTTTGCCGACTACGAGCTGCTCACAGTGCGGGTGCGCAGCACCAGCACGATCGAGGTGCGGCAGGTGATCTACTCAGTGCCGCCCACCCTGATCGGCCGCCAGGTCATGGTGCGGCTGCACCACGACCGGCTGGTGGTGTTCCTGGGCAGCGACTGGGTCTGCCAGCTCCCCCGCCTCTATGGCGCCTCTGGTGGCAAGCGGGCCTGGTGCATCGATCTGGAGCACCTGATCGATGCCCTGCGGGCCAAGCCCCGGGCCCTGCTCCATTGCCGCTACCAGCGCTACCTCTTCCCTGATTCCCGCTGGTGGGACTTCTGGCAGCAACTCCTGGTCGGCGGTGACCGTGACGCCGCTGCCCGGCTGATGGTCGAGGCCCTGTATGTGGCGGTGCGGGTGGCCTCCTATGCGCTGGTGCTCGCCTTCCTGGAGCAGGCCCAACGCCGCCAGACCCTTTCGCTGTCGGCTCTGCAGCAGCGATTCCGCGTTCCTCCCCGTTGCCAGAGCCTCCCCG
- a CDS encoding DUF6444 domain-containing protein — protein MGAPPAGISEVDWLSWPAGAREFILAQQEEMVQLRVQLTALATELAHLRERIGRSSRNSSKPPSSDGQGYPATIWLRGAPNRLTAPEGLC, from the coding sequence ATGGGCGCCCCTCCTGCTGGCATTTCCGAGGTGGACTGGTTGTCGTGGCCAGCTGGTGCCAGGGAGTTCATCCTGGCTCAACAGGAGGAGATGGTGCAGCTCCGCGTCCAGCTCACCGCCCTGGCGACCGAACTGGCCCATCTGCGCGAGCGGATCGGCCGCAGCTCCCGCAATTCTTCCAAGCCTCCCTCCAGTGATGGCCAGGGGTATCCGGCGACAATCTGGTTGAGGGGCGCGCCAAACAGGTTGACCGCTCCTGAGGGGCTCTGCTGA
- a CDS encoding IS5 family transposase: MYRRHNNGQISIKEFHLPFGGTLDPENRWVQLEGLIPWDELEETYAPQFSATIGAPAKSVRMAFGALYIKQKLGLTDEETVHQIRENAYIQFFLGFAGYTAKAPFDASMMVHFRKRFSDEDLRRINELVVQRGKEILLEALAQAADDDDHDDRDSSGGGAQLELDALIKPADWPEGKNWGTLTIDASCTPADITYPRDLKLLNEARTTTERVIDDLCSQSSGFRRHRPRYDRGLARAHFLRVAKQKRPRRRKVKAAIKHQLGYVRQNLKAIDALIGCGARLSELKRHWWQKLLACSELERQQGLLLASQTNSIPDRLVNLVQTHIRPMVRGKARAAVEFGAKISVSVQNGFPFLHRTSWNPYNEGEDLIAQAEKYKLDTGSYPERICADRIYITAKNRHFCTRNGIRLSGKRLGRPPKDPDVTTAHKHQLRSDQARRNEVEGVFGSGKRKYSLDLIMARLPAGAESSISMAFVVMCAEKVLRLLRLFFVLLFGWIYSFFMAWSAIRAPEGICKPCF, translated from the coding sequence ATGTACCGGAGGCACAATAACGGTCAGATCTCAATCAAGGAGTTCCACCTGCCATTTGGCGGCACACTTGATCCCGAGAATCGCTGGGTTCAACTGGAGGGGCTGATCCCATGGGATGAGCTGGAAGAAACCTATGCCCCTCAATTCAGCGCCACAATTGGCGCTCCAGCCAAATCAGTGAGAATGGCCTTTGGTGCTCTCTACATCAAACAGAAGTTAGGGCTCACCGACGAAGAGACAGTCCATCAGATCAGAGAGAACGCCTATATTCAGTTCTTTCTCGGCTTTGCGGGCTACACAGCTAAGGCACCGTTTGATGCCTCGATGATGGTGCACTTTCGCAAGCGTTTTTCTGACGAGGATCTGCGCCGTATCAACGAGCTGGTGGTGCAGCGCGGCAAAGAGATCCTTCTGGAAGCACTTGCTCAGGCAGCAGACGATGACGACCATGATGATCGTGATTCCAGTGGAGGAGGCGCTCAGCTAGAACTTGATGCGTTGATCAAGCCTGCTGACTGGCCAGAAGGAAAGAATTGGGGCACTCTCACGATTGATGCCAGTTGCACTCCAGCCGACATCACCTATCCCAGAGACCTCAAGCTCCTCAACGAGGCTCGCACAACGACCGAGCGAGTCATTGATGATCTGTGCAGTCAGTCATCGGGATTCAGGAGACATCGACCTCGCTACGACCGTGGCCTTGCTCGTGCTCATTTCCTGAGAGTGGCGAAGCAAAAACGACCACGTCGCCGCAAAGTGAAGGCTGCCATTAAACATCAGCTTGGCTATGTGCGGCAGAATCTCAAGGCCATTGATGCTCTGATCGGCTGCGGGGCAAGGCTTTCCGAGCTTAAGAGGCATTGGTGGCAGAAGTTGTTGGCCTGCAGCGAGTTGGAGCGGCAACAGGGCCTTCTGCTCGCCTCTCAGACCAACAGCATTCCAGACCGCCTGGTGAATCTTGTGCAGACCCATATCCGCCCAATGGTGCGAGGCAAAGCACGTGCTGCGGTGGAGTTTGGAGCCAAAATCAGTGTTTCGGTTCAAAACGGCTTTCCGTTCTTGCACCGCACAAGCTGGAACCCCTACAACGAAGGAGAAGACCTTATCGCTCAGGCGGAAAAATACAAGCTGGATACAGGATCTTACCCAGAGCGAATCTGCGCCGACCGGATTTATATCACGGCCAAGAATAGGCATTTCTGCACGAGGAACGGTATTCGCCTCTCCGGCAAGCGATTGGGTCGCCCGCCCAAGGATCCTGATGTCACCACTGCACACAAGCACCAGCTCCGATCTGATCAAGCTCGACGCAATGAAGTGGAAGGCGTCTTTGGCTCTGGAAAGCGCAAGTATTCCCTGGATCTGATCATGGCTCGTCTACCAGCTGGTGCCGAATCCTCCATCTCGATGGCCTTTGTCGTGATGTGCGCGGAAAAGGTCTTGAGGCTGCTGCGCCTCTTTTTTGTCCTTCTTTTTGGGTGGATCTACAGCTTTTTTATGGCCTGGTCAGCGATCAGAGCGCCTGAGGGCATCTGCAAGCCATGCTTTTGA
- a CDS encoding IS5 family transposase has translation MYRRHNNGQISIKEFHLPFGGTLDPENRWVQLEGLIPWDELEETYAPQFSATIGAPAKSVRMAFGALYIKQKLGLTDEETVHQIRENAYIQFFLGFAGYTAKAPFDASMMVHFRKRFSDEDLRRINELVVQRGKEILLEALAQAADDDDHDDRDSSGGGAQLELDALIKPADWPEGKNWGTLTIDASCTPADITYPRDLKLLNEARTTTERVIDDLCSQSSGFRRHRPRYDRGLARAHFLRVAKQKRPRRRKVKAAIKHQLGYVRQNLKAIDALIGCGARLSELKRHWWQKLLACSELERQQGLLLASQTNSIPDRLVNLVQTHIRPMVRGKARAAVEFGAKISVSVQNGFPFLHRISWNPYNEGEDLIAQAEKYKLDTGSYPERICADRIYITAKNRHFCTRNGIRLSGKRLGRPPKDPDVTTAHKHQLRSDQARRNEVEGVFGSGKRKYSLDLIMARLPAGAESSISMAFVVMCAEKVLRLLRLFFVLLFGWIYSFFMAWSAIRAPEGICKPCF, from the coding sequence ATGTACCGGAGGCACAATAACGGTCAGATCTCAATCAAGGAGTTCCACCTGCCATTTGGCGGCACACTTGATCCCGAGAATCGCTGGGTTCAACTGGAGGGGCTGATCCCATGGGATGAGCTGGAAGAAACCTATGCCCCTCAATTCAGCGCCACAATTGGCGCTCCAGCCAAATCAGTGAGAATGGCCTTTGGTGCTCTCTACATCAAACAGAAGTTAGGGCTCACCGACGAAGAGACAGTCCATCAGATCAGAGAGAACGCCTATATTCAGTTCTTTCTCGGCTTTGCGGGCTACACAGCTAAGGCACCGTTTGATGCCTCGATGATGGTGCACTTTCGCAAGCGTTTTTCTGACGAGGATCTGCGCCGTATCAACGAGCTGGTGGTGCAGCGCGGCAAAGAGATCCTTCTGGAAGCACTTGCTCAGGCAGCAGACGATGACGACCATGATGATCGTGATTCCAGTGGAGGAGGCGCTCAGCTAGAACTTGATGCGTTGATCAAGCCTGCTGACTGGCCAGAAGGAAAGAATTGGGGCACTCTCACGATTGATGCCAGTTGCACTCCAGCCGACATCACCTATCCCAGAGACCTCAAGCTCCTCAACGAGGCTCGCACAACGACCGAGCGAGTCATTGATGATCTGTGCAGTCAGTCATCGGGATTCAGGAGACATCGACCTCGCTACGACCGTGGCCTTGCTCGTGCTCATTTCCTGAGAGTGGCGAAGCAAAAACGACCACGTCGCCGCAAAGTGAAGGCTGCCATTAAACATCAGCTTGGCTATGTGCGGCAGAATCTCAAGGCCATTGATGCTCTGATCGGCTGCGGGGCAAGGCTTTCCGAGCTTAAGAGGCATTGGTGGCAGAAGTTGTTGGCCTGCAGCGAGTTGGAGCGGCAACAGGGCCTTCTGCTCGCCTCTCAGACCAACAGCATTCCAGACCGCCTGGTGAATCTTGTGCAGACCCATATCCGCCCAATGGTGCGAGGCAAAGCACGTGCTGCGGTGGAGTTTGGAGCCAAAATCAGTGTTTCGGTTCAAAACGGCTTTCCGTTCTTGCACCGCATAAGCTGGAACCCCTACAACGAAGGAGAAGACCTTATCGCTCAGGCGGAAAAATACAAGCTGGATACAGGATCTTACCCAGAGCGAATCTGCGCCGACCGGATTTATATCACGGCCAAGAATAGGCATTTCTGCACGAGGAACGGTATTCGCCTCTCCGGCAAGCGATTGGGTCGCCCGCCCAAGGATCCTGATGTCACCACTGCACACAAGCACCAGCTCCGATCTGATCAAGCTCGACGCAATGAAGTGGAAGGCGTCTTTGGCTCTGGAAAGCGCAAGTATTCCCTGGATCTGATCATGGCTCGTCTACCAGCTGGTGCCGAATCCTCCATCTCGATGGCCTTTGTCGTGATGTGCGCGGAAAAGGTCTTGAGGCTGCTGCGCCTCTTTTTTGTCCTTCTTTTTGGGTGGATCTACAGCTTTTTTATGGCCTGGTCAGCGATCAGAGCGCCTGAGGGCATCTGCAAGCCATGCTTTTGA